Sequence from the Phreatobacter oligotrophus genome:
GATATCGTCCCCACTCGTAATCGCGACATGGACTGCGGTCAGTCCACGCCCATGATCCCGAAGCGATCGCTGATCGGTCGCCTTCGCCGGATGACGGGTGGTACGGTCAAAGTCTCCACGCGGCAGGGTATCGCTCAATTGGTCGATCGATGTCCCGGACCACAGCGGTACGCCGGCCACATATCCTGCGCGCGCCAGCAGGTGTCCCGCTATTGGCGTCGTCAGAAGGAGGAATGTCACAGCCAGGGCGATCTTCACCCAAAGCCCCAGCGATGGGTCGCTGAAGCCCACACCGATGAGGATCAGCCCGGTCCCGGCGACGCCCGCCTTGGTTGATGCGTGCATGCGCATGAAGAAGTCAGGCAGACGCAGCACGCCTATGGCCGCCAACAGGCATAGTCCGGACCCGGCCACCAGAAAAAGTGAGGAAAGGACAGCATTCACCGCTCTTCCTCCTCGTTGATGGATCCCCGCTCGATGAATGCCGCAAAGGCCACGGTCGTGAGGAAGCCGACGAGGGCAACGCCCAGCGCTATGTCCATGAATGCTGTCGAACCCGAGATCACAACAGCCATCGCTGCCGCCGCGACACCAAGAAGGCTCAGAAGGTCCAAAGCCACGACCCTGTCCGGCCCACCTGGCCCTCTGACGATCCTCATTGCTGCGGCTAGGACTGCCACCAAGAGCAGGCTTGCCGAAACATAAATTCCGATCGCCTGGATAGTTGCTGCTGTCATGTCAGCACTCTCCTCACCTGTGTTTCGAACCCCGACTTGATCTGATGAGCCGTCTCGTCGGTGGCGTTCATCACGTGCGCGAACAGCGTCTTGCCATCGTCGCTGACGTGAAGGCTCGTTGTTCCCGGCGTCAGCGTGATCATGTTCGCGAGCAGGGTAATCCCGGGGTCGCTTTCGACCTCGAGGGGTATGGCGATGATTGCTGACCTGATGGGTCGATTAGGGTTCAAGACGGTCACGACGACGTCCTTCACAGAAAGAACGAGGTCGCGGAAAAAGTAGAAGGCGAGAACGAGCCAGGCGCGGATCACCGTCACTACGGCCTCCTCTCAAAGGGACGAGATGCGGCAGTCACAGCATCGATGTAGACGGACTTATCCAGCAGCTGTCCGGCAGCACGCATGGAGAAATCCACGAAAGGCTCGGCCGCCAGTCCGATGGTCAGTGTAATGGCTGCCAATGCGACTGCTGGCGCCACCATGATCAGTCGGGTGGTTCGATCAGCCGAAAAGCGCCTCATCGCATCAACCGAGGCATCGGGCGCAGCCTTCCAGAACGCCTCGTTCCAGATCTTCAGCATCGAATAGAGCGTCAGCGCACCAACAACGAGACCAGTTGCGGCGAGCGCCAGATGGCCGGCGTCGAAGCTGGCCTTGATCACCGTGAATTTCGACCAGAACCCGGAAAGAGGCGGGAGCCCGGCCAGAGACAGCGCCGGAATGAGAAAGAGGATCCCAAGCCAAGGCAGGGTCCGGTAAAGTCCCCCGACCTCCTTTAGATGGAAAGAGCCGCCCGCCCGGTCCACGATCCCCGCGATCAGGAAGAGGTTTGCCTTCACGACGATGTGGTGGATGACGTAAAGAACAGAACCCGCAATGGCCAACGGTGTCGCGACCGCTATTCCAATCAGCATGTATCCGATCTGGCTGATGATGTGGAAAGACAGTATTCGCCGCGTGTCGAAGTGCGCGGCCGCTCCGAGCACTCCCGTCACCATTGTGAGACCCGCAAGAACCGCGATCACCGGACCGGTAAAGCCAGCATCGGTGTCGAACATCAGTGTGAAGCTACGGATGATCGCGTACACGCCCACCTTCGTCAGAAGGGCGGCAAAGATGGCGACAACCGGGGCCGAGGCGGTGTGATAGGCAGCCGGCAGCCAGAAGAAGAGCGGAAAGACCGCAGCCTTAGCGCCAAATGCCAACAGAAAGAGAATTCCGAGCGTGGTAACAAGCCCCTGGTTCTCGATCGTTGGCAGGGTCCGCGCAAGGTCTGCCATGTTCAGGGTGCCCGTTGCGCCATACAGGAATGCAACGGAGATCAGGAAAAAGATGGTGGCGATAAGGTTCAGCGCGACGTATTTGACGCCAGCGTCAAGTTGTTCTTTCCCGCCGCCTGCTGCCAGCAGACCGAATGACGAGATCAGCATGATCTCGAACCACACATACAGATTGAAGATATCGCCCGTCAGGAATGCGCCGGTCACACCGAGCAGGAGCCCCTGGTAGAGCGGGTGGAAAAAAGCTCTTTCGCGTTCCTCTGCATCGAGAGCCAGTCCGTAGACCCCCACGGCGACCGCCATGATCCCGGTGATCAGCACCATCGCCGCCGCAAACATGTCGGCCACAAAACTGATACCGAACGGCGCAGCCCAACTCCCGAACTGGGTTGCGATCACCGTGCCATCATGGGTGGCGAAGAGAAGCGCCACTGATGACGAGAGGAGGCCGACGCTGGCCAGCAGACTGACCGCTCGCTGAAGCTTGTGATTCCGCCAAAACAGGGCGCAGAGGGCGAGACCAATAAGCGGAAAGGCGACGGGTAGAGTCAGCAGCAGGTGGGGGGTCATCGGGCCGCCTCCACCTGAGGCTGTCGGCGAGGGTCGGTGATGTCGCCTTTCGGCGCGATCATCGATCCGCCGACGATGGGCTCAGCCTCGCGCATGCGTTCCGTGTCGAGGGTGTTCAGACGCCGATGGGCACTTTCGAACAGCACCATCGTGAATGCAGCGAGGGCAAAGGAGATGACGATCGCTGTCAGGACCAAGGCCTGGGGCAACGGGTTTGCGCTGGATTCAATCGAGCTCTGGCCTGACGCGATCAGGGGCGGAACCGTCGTCCCCATCCGTCCCGCGATAAAGATCGCGAGGTTCGCGGCATTGCTCATCACAAGGAAGCCAAGCGCCACGCGCAACACATTGCGCGACATGACCATGTAGGCGGCAGCGGCAATCATTACGCCGAAAGCGATGGCGAATATCGGCTCCACGTCAGGACTCCAGGTAGAAGGAGAGGAACGTCAGGACCGAGCCGATCACGGTGAGATAGACGCCGACATCGAAGATCAAGGCGGTCCCAAGTCCGGCCGCCGGAAACGGCCAGAGATGGGTCAGATAGGGCTCGCCTCCCATCAGGGCCGGAATGCCTGCGGCCAAGGCCAACAGCAGGCCCACGCCGATCATGGCCTTCGGTGTGAGGCGCAGGGTCTTCATCATGGCATCGCGCCCCCGCGGGAGTGCATGAACGGTGATGCCGGCCGCAGCGATCAGCCCGCCGATGAAACCGCCACCCGGCTCGTTGTGTCCTCGCAGCAGAACGTAAATCGAAAACACAAGGGCCACGGGAAGAACGAGCTTGCTGGATGTGCGCAGAATAAGGGAGTTCATGGCGACTTCTCCTCAACCGGCTTCCGTAGACCTGCCAGCACAGCAGCAGCAGCGAGTGCTGCAAGACCAAGCACTGCAATCTCCCCAAGGGTGTCGAGAGCACGAAAGTCGACAATGATGACGTTCACGATGTTGCGGCCATGCGCATGCGGAACGCTGGCATCGCGGAAGAACGCGGACAGGCGATCGTTGAAGGGTTGGGAGATGACCGCCAGCATGACGAGGGTTGCGGTCAGTCCGAGTGCTAAGGCGATTGCGCCATCGCGGAGACGTTCCGGCCTCGTCCGATAGTCTCGCTCTCGGAACGGCATCCGACCGATAATTCCGAGGAAGATGACGATGGCCAGAGCTTCGACCGAGAACTGCGTGAAGGCGAGGTCGGGCGCGCCCTGGAACAGGAACACCAGCGCAACGGCAAACCCGACGATGCCGGCCGACACAATGCCTGAGAAGATGTTGCGGGCAGCTGTGACGGCAATGGCCGAGATGCACAGGAGTGCGGCGAGAATGATCTCTGCCCCTAGAACCCCTTGAAAGGACGGGATTTGGAGGCCCTGCCGCAGCAGCAATGTGGCGGAAGCGCCGGCGGCGATCACCAGGAAAACCCGTCCGGCGTATGAGCGAAGGCTGCCGTTCTGGATCAAACCGGTCTGCCAGACGGCAAGGCTCTGCAGCCCAGCCATCAGGTGGTCATAGGCGCGGTCGGGTCCTTTGTCCTCGAAGAAGGAAGTGCCTGCGAGACGCGCCCTGATCTGGTCCCAGGACCTGTAGATGATGGCACCTGCGGCTAGTGTCACCAAGCTGGCGACGAGCATGGGCGTGAACCCGTGCCAGAGCGCGAGTTTGTACGTAACGGGTAAACCCGAGACTGCGGCTGCGGCCGGCAGGATCAGTGAGCTTCCGACCAAGGACGGCAGAAGCCCAAAAGTCGCCCCCAGGAGCGCCAGGAGGGCTGGCCCAGCCAACATCGCGGGCCCAGGGTCGTGCGCAGTGCTGGCGGCGGCGACCGGTTCGCCAGCAAAGGCTCGCCAACCGGCAAGGCCCGCGACCACCACCATGACGGCGTTGGTAGGGACCAACAAAGCAACAGTCAACCAGGCGAGGGGGTCAGCGAAGGCGGCCTCATAGACCAGCTCCTTGCCGATGAAGCCGAACAAGGGCGGCAAGCCCGCCATCGACAGGGCACCCACGAGACCGACGGCCGACGTCAGCGGCATGGTCCGCCGAAGTCCACGAAGGAAGGA
This genomic interval carries:
- a CDS encoding Na+/H+ antiporter subunit D; the encoded protein is MTPHLLLTLPVAFPLIGLALCALFWRNHKLQRAVSLLASVGLLSSSVALLFATHDGTVIATQFGSWAAPFGISFVADMFAAAMVLITGIMAVAVGVYGLALDAEERERAFFHPLYQGLLLGVTGAFLTGDIFNLYVWFEIMLISSFGLLAAGGGKEQLDAGVKYVALNLIATIFFLISVAFLYGATGTLNMADLARTLPTIENQGLVTTLGILFLLAFGAKAAVFPLFFWLPAAYHTASAPVVAIFAALLTKVGVYAIIRSFTLMFDTDAGFTGPVIAVLAGLTMVTGVLGAAAHFDTRRILSFHIISQIGYMLIGIAVATPLAIAGSVLYVIHHIVVKANLFLIAGIVDRAGGSFHLKEVGGLYRTLPWLGILFLIPALSLAGLPPLSGFWSKFTVIKASFDAGHLALAATGLVVGALTLYSMLKIWNEAFWKAAPDASVDAMRRFSADRTTRLIMVAPAVALAAITLTIGLAAEPFVDFSMRAAGQLLDKSVYIDAVTAASRPFERRP
- a CDS encoding monovalent cation/H+ antiporter complex subunit F, encoding MTAATIQAIGIYVSASLLLVAVLAAAMRIVRGPGGPDRVVALDLLSLLGVAAAAMAVVISGSTAFMDIALGVALVGFLTTVAFAAFIERGSINEEEER
- a CDS encoding MnhB domain-containing protein; this encodes MNSLILRTSSKLVLPVALVFSIYVLLRGHNEPGGGFIGGLIAAAGITVHALPRGRDAMMKTLRLTPKAMIGVGLLLALAAGIPALMGGEPYLTHLWPFPAAGLGTALIFDVGVYLTVIGSVLTFLSFYLES
- a CDS encoding NADH-quinone oxidoreductase subunit K yields the protein MEPIFAIAFGVMIAAAAYMVMSRNVLRVALGFLVMSNAANLAIFIAGRMGTTVPPLIASGQSSIESSANPLPQALVLTAIVISFALAAFTMVLFESAHRRLNTLDTERMREAEPIVGGSMIAPKGDITDPRRQPQVEAAR
- a CDS encoding Na+/H+ antiporter subunit E, which gives rise to MTVIRAWLVLAFYFFRDLVLSVKDVVVTVLNPNRPIRSAIIAIPLEVESDPGITLLANMITLTPGTTSLHVSDDGKTLFAHVMNATDETAHQIKSGFETQVRRVLT
- the mbhE gene encoding hydrogen gas-evolving membrane-bound hydrogenase subunit E, which encodes MSLLFLVFGALAYAPLAAWLGGRSSAVVAVGPLVLFGAFLTFVPVVADGGHILETWNWIPSLGVTAAFRVDGLSLTFALLITGIGACIFLYASAYLSGAERLPRFYATLALFMASMIGAVLADDLVLLVVFWELTSLTSFLLIGYRPENPATRRSAQQGFLITVTGGLAMLAGVIVLGTAAGTTSISGIASQGGAIANHPSAPAIIILIACGAFAKSAQAPLHSWLANAMVAPTPVSAYLHSATMVKLGVYLLARLNPTFGEHAVWVGLLMTFGAITMVTGAALALRETDLKKILAYSTIASLGTLVLLIGTPGQLAAVAAMTFLIVHALYKACLFMVAGIIDHEAGTRDASFLRGLRRTMPLTSAVGLVGALSMAGLPPLFGFIGKELVYEAAFADPLAWLTVALLVPTNAVMVVVAGLAGWRAFAGEPVAAASTAHDPGPAMLAGPALLALLGATFGLLPSLVGSSLILPAAAAVSGLPVTYKLALWHGFTPMLVASLVTLAAGAIIYRSWDQIRARLAGTSFFEDKGPDRAYDHLMAGLQSLAVWQTGLIQNGSLRSYAGRVFLVIAAGASATLLLRQGLQIPSFQGVLGAEIILAALLCISAIAVTAARNIFSGIVSAGIVGFAVALVFLFQGAPDLAFTQFSVEALAIVIFLGIIGRMPFRERDYRTRPERLRDGAIALALGLTATLVMLAVISQPFNDRLSAFFRDASVPHAHGRNIVNVIIVDFRALDTLGEIAVLGLAALAAAAVLAGLRKPVEEKSP